ATCGGCTCGCCACGGGTGTAGCTGCTGTCGAAGACGGTGCCGTCGAGCAGCTTGCCTTCGTAGTTCACGCGGACCTTGCTGGTCGGCATCGGGCGCTCGCCCGAACCCGGACGCAGCACCTGGTACTGCAGGCCCGACGCGGTGGTGACCACGCCCGGCTGGGTCTTGTTCTTCGCCAGGAAGTTGTTGCCTTCGGTGCGGTTGGTACCGGCCTTGGCGGCTTCCTTGGCCTGCATCTCACCCTGCTTGGCGGCCATGAAGGCTTCCAGGGTCGACTTGGCCTGGTCGGCGGTCAGCTTCGGGGTGCCCTTGGCGAAGGCGGTCTTCACCGCGTCGAACAGCACGTCCAGGTCCAGCTCGGTCTTCAGCGGCGCCAGCGACGGGCCGACGGCGTAGCTGCCCAGCATCAGGCCGACCTTCTCACGGTCCACCTTCGGCGCCGGAGTACCCGGAGCCATGCCCGGCACCGGCTGGCCGCTCTTGACCGCCATGGCCATGCGCAGCGACTGGTCGGTCTTCTGGGCTTCTTCCTGGGTGATCAGCGGCTGCTTGCCTTCGAAGGCGTTGTTCACTGCGCGGCGCAGGGCGGCCAGATCG
This portion of the Stenotrophomonas aracearum genome encodes:
- a CDS encoding FKBP-type peptidyl-prolyl cis-trans isomerase, encoding MKMGMRGAAASVLILAMGATGTVMSQQPAAGAAAKETSTLTSQRENVSYAIGMDVANSFAPIADEIDLAALRRAVNNAFEGKQPLITQEEAQKTDQSLRMAMAVKSGQPVPGMAPGTPAPKVDREKVGLMLGSYAVGPSLAPLKTELDLDVLFDAVKTAFAKGTPKLTADQAKSTLEAFMAAKQGEMQAKEAAKAGTNRTEGNNFLAKNKTQPGVVTTASGLQYQVLRPGSGERPMPTSKVRVNYEGKLLDGTVFDSSYTRGEPIVFGLDQVVKGWSEGVALMPVGAKYRFWIPGELAYGEQGTPGGPIGPNATLTFDVELLDVLP